One stretch of Roseimicrobium sp. ORNL1 DNA includes these proteins:
- a CDS encoding glycosyltransferase family 4 protein, with protein sequence MNRIAAPELDIRASADEAAPPLERPMRITILQGAFLPVPALMGGAVEKVWHEMGRQFAAAGHTVTHVSRSHPSLPAEEVVDGVRYLRVPGSDTPRSLAWLKVLDLFYTLRARKALPAADILVTNTFWAPLLLAGARHLGALVVSVQRMPKGQMRWYRKAACWHTVSSAVRDAILAEVPGTEEKIRVIPNPLPESQGSGDDGRLGAKEKVLLYAGRLHPEKGIELFLDALRVEAVRSVLVREGWRIEIVGPWSAAEGGGGESWMDRLRKHAEGLSVTFTGPVHDPALLRDYYQRAAIFVYPSLARTGETFGVAPLEAMAQGAVPVVSDLECFRDFIRDGVNGRIVRVEGESGVADLAEVLQKLMVDADERTRLAQAALAVRTSHAPERVAAMFLKDFALLSTLAVKVSH encoded by the coding sequence ATGAATCGGATTGCTGCGCCTGAATTAGACATCCGCGCATCGGCAGATGAAGCGGCGCCGCCTTTGGAGCGCCCGATGCGCATCACGATTTTGCAGGGGGCGTTTCTGCCTGTGCCAGCCCTCATGGGGGGCGCGGTGGAGAAGGTATGGCATGAGATGGGGCGTCAATTCGCTGCGGCCGGACATACGGTCACGCACGTCTCACGCAGTCATCCGTCGCTTCCCGCGGAAGAAGTGGTGGATGGGGTGCGCTATCTCAGAGTCCCGGGAAGTGATACGCCAAGAAGTCTTGCCTGGCTCAAGGTGCTGGATCTCTTTTACACCTTGAGGGCACGGAAGGCACTTCCCGCTGCTGACATTTTGGTGACGAACACGTTTTGGGCGCCTTTGCTGCTGGCAGGCGCACGGCACCTGGGGGCTCTAGTCGTGAGTGTGCAGCGGATGCCCAAGGGGCAGATGCGCTGGTATCGGAAGGCGGCCTGCTGGCACACGGTCAGCTCCGCAGTGAGAGACGCGATCCTGGCCGAAGTGCCGGGCACCGAAGAGAAGATCCGTGTGATTCCCAATCCACTTCCCGAGAGCCAGGGATCTGGCGACGACGGTAGATTGGGGGCAAAGGAGAAAGTTCTGCTGTATGCAGGCCGGTTACATCCTGAAAAGGGAATCGAGCTCTTCCTTGATGCGTTGCGGGTAGAAGCCGTGCGCAGTGTCCTGGTGAGGGAGGGATGGCGAATTGAAATCGTGGGACCGTGGAGTGCCGCGGAGGGAGGAGGTGGAGAATCGTGGATGGACCGCCTGCGCAAGCATGCCGAGGGGCTCTCTGTGACCTTCACCGGGCCAGTACATGATCCCGCCCTTCTTCGCGACTACTATCAGCGAGCCGCGATCTTTGTTTACCCATCGCTTGCCAGGACGGGAGAAACTTTTGGAGTTGCTCCCCTGGAGGCCATGGCTCAAGGCGCGGTGCCGGTGGTGTCTGACCTTGAATGCTTCAGGGACTTCATTCGCGATGGTGTGAACGGCCGGATTGTGCGAGTGGAGGGTGAGAGCGGAGTGGCAGACCTCGCGGAAGTCTTGCAAAAACTCATGGTGGATGCGGATGAAAGAACTCGCCTGGCTCAAGCGGCACTGGCAGTGAGAACTTCACATGCGCCCGAGCGCGTTGCCGCCATGTTTTTGAAGGACTTTGCTTTGCTATCCACACTGGCAGTCAAGGTATCGCATTGA
- a CDS encoding WecB/TagA/CpsF family glycosyltransferase, translating to MPHTILGIPFYDGDVDGAVRSAANGGLVVAPSGPGLAVDLVRDQTYREAVQTADLVLPDSGYMVLLLRLLGQTDPKNPLRRLSGLAFLRALLDETELRRDGATFWVMPSEAEKVRTMTYLRGRGFDHLTDEDCYLAPRYRTSGNENAPIQDEALALILEARKPQWVILNVGGGIQEPLGVWLRNRLSYRPAIICTGAAIAFLSGGQAEIPPWADRLYLGWLLRIISAPASYVPRYANAARLGWLMARWKDRMPPLHT from the coding sequence ATGCCTCATACCATCCTCGGAATCCCATTTTATGACGGCGATGTCGATGGTGCCGTGCGCAGTGCCGCGAATGGCGGGCTCGTAGTGGCACCGTCTGGACCAGGGTTGGCAGTGGATCTTGTCCGTGACCAAACTTATCGCGAGGCAGTGCAGACGGCGGATCTGGTGTTGCCTGACAGCGGATACATGGTGCTGCTATTGCGACTCTTGGGGCAGACGGATCCAAAGAACCCGCTGCGCAGGCTTTCCGGATTGGCATTCTTGAGGGCGCTTTTGGATGAGACGGAGCTTCGTAGAGACGGCGCTACATTCTGGGTTATGCCCAGCGAGGCGGAAAAGGTTCGCACCATGACGTACTTGCGTGGGCGCGGCTTTGACCATCTCACCGACGAAGATTGTTATCTGGCCCCGAGGTATCGCACGAGTGGAAATGAAAATGCGCCGATCCAGGATGAGGCCCTCGCATTGATCCTGGAAGCCAGGAAGCCGCAGTGGGTAATCCTGAACGTGGGTGGGGGGATTCAAGAGCCCCTGGGAGTGTGGCTCCGGAACAGGCTCTCCTATCGACCGGCCATCATTTGCACCGGTGCTGCCATTGCATTTTTGAGTGGAGGACAGGCAGAGATTCCACCGTGGGCTGATCGTTTGTATCTGGGCTGGCTGCTGAGGATCATCTCCGCACCGGCGAGCTACGTGCCACGCTATGCAAACGCAGCCCGTCTGGGCTGGCTGATGGCTCGTTGGAAGGATCGCATGCCTCCACTGCACACGTGA
- a CDS encoding glycosyltransferase — MRLLHVTRSLSIASGGTAEAVRSLCCGLAAEGVHNEVAVLDPQSEEGTSMALPCGVHWLGTRAGGYGYSPKMLPWLQDHLGGYDAVVVHGLWQYGGLAVRRAVHARGAGAPPYFVFPHGMLDPWFKQQHPLKHLKKWLYWPWGEYRVLRDARGVLFTSETERDMARQSFGLYRCHEMVAPLGIGAPELEGTRQLESLYGAFPELRGKRFLLFLGRIHPKKGLDLLIGAFATLKAQEKAAADLHLVIAGAAAGSGDAEKHERDMREEVVRRGLSDSVTFTGLIRGDIKWGAIQGCEAFVLSSHQENFGISVVEALACSRPVLISDKVNIWREIIDDGAGISGSDTEADTLGMLSRWALMSDSQREAMGQQARRSFESRFEIQAAARHLISLLSVQTDSSGKPALEKAPVVA; from the coding sequence ATGCGCCTTCTCCACGTCACACGCTCACTCAGCATCGCCAGCGGCGGTACTGCCGAGGCGGTGCGATCGCTCTGTTGTGGATTGGCTGCGGAGGGAGTGCACAACGAAGTGGCCGTTTTGGATCCGCAGTCCGAGGAGGGTACTTCCATGGCGCTGCCTTGCGGCGTTCATTGGTTGGGAACGCGCGCGGGAGGATACGGCTACTCACCCAAGATGCTGCCCTGGTTGCAGGACCATCTGGGCGGCTACGATGCTGTGGTGGTGCATGGATTGTGGCAGTATGGCGGCCTTGCGGTCCGGCGGGCGGTTCATGCGAGAGGCGCAGGTGCACCGCCCTATTTCGTCTTTCCTCACGGCATGCTGGATCCGTGGTTCAAACAGCAGCATCCGCTCAAGCACTTGAAGAAGTGGCTCTACTGGCCGTGGGGAGAGTATAGAGTCCTGCGTGACGCCCGGGGCGTTCTCTTTACGAGCGAGACTGAGCGTGACATGGCTCGTCAATCGTTCGGTCTCTATCGATGCCATGAGATGGTTGCACCTTTGGGCATTGGAGCTCCGGAATTGGAGGGGACTCGCCAACTCGAGAGCCTGTACGGGGCGTTTCCAGAACTCAGAGGTAAGAGATTCCTCCTGTTCCTTGGGAGGATTCATCCCAAAAAGGGACTCGACCTATTGATTGGGGCCTTTGCTACATTGAAGGCGCAGGAAAAGGCTGCTGCTGATCTGCATCTGGTGATTGCGGGAGCCGCCGCGGGTTCAGGCGATGCAGAAAAACATGAGAGGGACATGAGGGAGGAGGTTGTCCGGCGCGGACTTTCGGATTCCGTGACATTCACCGGGCTGATTAGAGGTGATATCAAGTGGGGGGCCATCCAGGGGTGTGAGGCATTTGTGTTGTCAAGCCATCAGGAAAATTTTGGCATCTCCGTGGTGGAGGCTCTCGCCTGCAGTCGCCCTGTTCTGATCTCCGATAAAGTGAATATCTGGCGTGAGATCATCGATGACGGCGCTGGCATCTCTGGTTCGGATACCGAGGCTGATACGCTTGGGATGTTGAGCCGATGGGCGCTCATGAGCGACTCTCAACGAGAGGCGATGGGGCAACAGGCTCGTAGAAGTTTTGAGAGTCGGTTTGAAATTCAGGCTGCCGCACGCCATTTGATTTCCTTGTTGTCAGTGCAGACGGATTCATCTGGAAAGCCTGCTTTGGAGAAAGCGCCGGTTGTTGCCTGA
- a CDS encoding glycosyltransferase family 1 protein has translation MQTGTPEVISRERSSMRKPLRLLLVSNYPPDKQESMLRFAGILEGFQTRGFQVQRIQPEQRVRARFRPDSRMAKWAGYVDKYLLFPPRLKRVSKEYDVAHICDHSNAPYHRAIKSRAIVATCHDLLAVRGALGESTFCPASSMGKRLQASILDGLSKIPHVACDSDATRADFSRLTGRPPGRTLRTILLGFSGVFRSPPAQETQQQLQALGVHDAPYVLHVGSSQERKNREGILKAMALLGSRWTGNIVFAGEMLRPHQRELARSLGLESRVRELGNLSDEALCAVYAGAHALLFPSWCEGFGWPILEGQACGCPVVTADNTSLAEVAGDGAIIVAGNNTEGIAAAVLKVEEAGFRRQLIGRGTSNLDRFRMADMLDHYERMYMEALEDAA, from the coding sequence ATGCAGACTGGAACCCCCGAAGTAATCTCCCGCGAAAGGTCGTCGATGCGGAAGCCCTTGCGGCTGCTGTTGGTCTCCAACTATCCGCCGGACAAGCAGGAGAGCATGCTACGATTCGCCGGCATCCTCGAAGGGTTCCAAACGCGGGGATTTCAAGTGCAGCGTATCCAGCCCGAACAGCGAGTCAGAGCTCGTTTCAGGCCCGACAGCAGAATGGCCAAGTGGGCGGGCTATGTGGACAAGTACCTGCTCTTCCCGCCGCGACTGAAACGCGTCTCAAAAGAGTACGATGTGGCGCATATCTGTGACCACTCCAATGCGCCCTACCATCGTGCGATCAAGTCACGAGCCATAGTTGCGACGTGCCATGACCTTCTGGCGGTGCGAGGTGCGCTGGGCGAGTCTACCTTTTGTCCAGCCTCGTCCATGGGGAAGAGATTGCAGGCGTCCATTCTGGACGGCTTGTCGAAAATACCGCACGTAGCCTGCGATTCGGACGCGACCCGAGCGGACTTCAGTCGGCTCACAGGTAGGCCGCCAGGGAGGACCCTGCGGACAATACTCCTTGGGTTCAGTGGAGTCTTCCGCTCACCTCCAGCGCAGGAGACGCAGCAGCAGCTTCAAGCGCTCGGAGTGCATGATGCGCCGTATGTCCTGCATGTGGGTTCCTCGCAGGAGCGGAAGAATCGCGAAGGCATCCTCAAAGCAATGGCCTTGCTGGGAAGTCGCTGGACGGGGAATATCGTGTTTGCCGGGGAGATGTTGAGACCTCACCAACGGGAGCTTGCGAGAAGCCTGGGATTGGAAAGCCGGGTGCGTGAATTGGGCAATCTCTCTGACGAAGCCCTGTGTGCCGTCTATGCGGGAGCTCATGCGTTGCTGTTCCCCTCGTGGTGCGAAGGATTCGGGTGGCCCATCCTGGAAGGTCAGGCGTGCGGTTGTCCCGTGGTGACGGCTGACAACACCTCACTGGCAGAAGTGGCTGGTGATGGGGCCATCATCGTTGCAGGAAACAACACGGAAGGGATCGCTGCCGCGGTCTTGAAGGTCGAAGAAGCAGGCTTCAGGCGGCAACTGATTGGCCGCGGGACCTCGAATCTCGATCGATTCAGGATGGCGGATATGCTCGATCACTACGAGAGAATGTATATGGAGGCTCTCGAAGATGCTGCGTAA
- a CDS encoding glycosyltransferase family 4 protein — protein MIRVVHPTGNTFVRALLQALESGGHEYQYSTTMAFGKGKLSKMIPSRLRRQLERRSYEIPRERIDLHPWRELARLGCSGLGCRSLARHETGWASVDAVYQDLDYCVSRKILADFRRNAIQEPSWVYAYEDGALQSFQAAEEAGIKRAYELPIAYWETSRKLLEMEAQRWPEWAGTLVGTVDSPAKLQRKTQELELADVIVVPSQFVRRTLPDSLKETQRIVVAEFGSPAIEATAPDAEEIPRRRKSGKLRVLFAGSLSQRKGLADLFEAMRVLRRSDVELLLMGSPVESLAFYRAQNVPFTLEETRPHRQVLELMRSCDVLVLPSIVEGRALVQQEALACGLPLIITPNTGGEDLVREGETGFVVPIRAPQAIAEKIAWFADNRGNLESMRSSCADVARACTWERYAGIILESLGIIRKDTVSQASAH, from the coding sequence ATGATTCGTGTTGTCCATCCCACAGGGAATACATTTGTGCGCGCCTTGCTCCAAGCACTGGAGTCGGGTGGGCATGAATATCAGTATTCAACCACGATGGCCTTTGGAAAAGGGAAGCTCTCCAAAATGATCCCCTCGAGATTGAGGAGGCAGTTGGAGCGCCGGTCGTATGAAATTCCCCGAGAGCGGATTGATCTGCACCCGTGGCGGGAGCTAGCGCGCTTGGGTTGTTCCGGCTTGGGATGTCGATCACTCGCCCGGCACGAGACGGGGTGGGCAAGCGTGGATGCGGTGTATCAGGATCTGGACTATTGCGTGAGCCGTAAGATTCTTGCCGATTTTCGCCGCAATGCCATTCAAGAGCCGTCTTGGGTGTACGCGTATGAGGACGGCGCCTTGCAAAGCTTTCAGGCCGCTGAAGAGGCCGGGATAAAGCGGGCGTATGAACTGCCCATTGCCTATTGGGAGACAAGCCGGAAGTTGTTGGAGATGGAGGCGCAGCGGTGGCCGGAGTGGGCCGGTACGTTGGTCGGCACTGTTGACTCTCCGGCAAAACTGCAGCGTAAGACGCAGGAGTTGGAACTGGCGGATGTGATCGTGGTGCCAAGCCAGTTTGTGCGAAGGACTCTTCCTGATTCGCTGAAGGAGACTCAGCGAATTGTGGTGGCAGAATTTGGCAGCCCGGCCATTGAAGCGACCGCGCCTGATGCTGAGGAAATTCCTCGCCGGAGGAAGTCCGGTAAATTGCGCGTATTGTTCGCAGGGTCGCTGTCGCAGAGGAAGGGACTCGCTGATCTGTTTGAAGCCATGCGCGTGCTACGGAGATCCGATGTGGAACTCCTTCTGATGGGAAGTCCGGTGGAGTCGCTTGCGTTTTATCGCGCACAGAATGTCCCATTCACCCTGGAGGAAACCCGTCCTCACCGCCAGGTGCTTGAGTTGATGCGCTCCTGCGATGTGTTGGTATTGCCTTCCATTGTGGAAGGACGTGCTCTGGTGCAACAAGAAGCACTGGCTTGCGGGTTGCCGCTTATCATTACTCCAAACACAGGTGGAGAAGATCTGGTGAGGGAAGGGGAGACGGGGTTTGTTGTGCCGATTCGAGCACCTCAAGCCATCGCTGAGAAGATTGCATGGTTTGCAGACAACCGCGGCAACTTGGAATCTATGCGGTCGTCGTGTGCCGACGTGGCGAGGGCGTGCACTTGGGAGCGTTATGCAGGGATCATCTTGGAATCACTGGGTATCATTCGTAAGGACACAGTTTCGCAAGCAAGTGCGCATTGA